A region of Schistosoma mansoni strain Puerto Rico chromosome 1, complete genome DNA encodes the following proteins:
- a CDS encoding putative DNAj domain has translation MGLQEAVSLPSELFHDNQNCSEKKLNADYNSHIDAVQNLTKDPDALDAEALFASFAKSKPPPRAFNGKLETLLFFAPELLPSEQFSWKPNFGGECPGSKFNTNTASIVSPQQISSNADEPLRPQNDSRNVQASTGRPDCSPKQFSCGLEHANNINRAMPPDPSKGSGSKSKNTQKSSKENINLYAILEVDKNATAEEIRKSYRRLALKYHPDKNLKDPGASEKFKEVNRAHSILANEQKRKLYDRYGALGIYVAEHIDEEDWKPYLALRNPCVQCLACTCFLLTCCCCFLCCCYCCGTLYPKTPPVPDEMNEAYDEPHFEIPMNNDNNNTETLVTKQPVPAPAVSLYTVPPTTSSS, from the exons ATGGGCCTGCAGGAAGCAGTATCTTTACCATCGGAACTCTTCCACGACAATCAAAATTGTtcggaaaaaaaattaaacgcGGATTACAATTCGCatattgatgctgtccaaaatCTTACTAAAGATCCGGATGCTTTGGATGCAGAAGCTTTGTTTGCATCATTCGCCAAAAGTAAACCACCTCCTCGCGCGTTTAATGGGAAGCTAGAGACATTATTGTTTTTCGCCCCGGAATTGTTGCCTAGTGAACAATTCAGTTGGAAACCGAATTTCGGTGGTGAATGTCCTGGTTCAAAGTTTAATACCAACACAGCTTCAATTGTAAGTCCTCAACAGATTAGTAGTAATGCAGATGAACCACTTCGACCACAAAATGACTCCCGAAATGTTCAAGCATCCACAGGTCGACCAGATTGTAGTCCGAAGCAGTTTTC GTGTGGCCTTGAGCATGCGAATAACATCAACCGGGCAATGCCTCCTGATCCTTCAAAGGGCAGTGGTTCTAAAAGTAAAAACACCCAGAAATCTTC GAAGGAAAATATAAACCTATATGCTATTCTAGAAGTAGATAAGAACGCAACAGCTGAGGAAATTAGAAAATCCTATCGTAGA CTCGCACTAAAATATCACCCGGACAAAAACCTGAAAGATCCTGGGGCTTCTGAAAAA TTCAAAGAAGTCAATAGAGCACATTCTATACTAGCGAACGAGCAGAAAAGGAAATTGTATGACCGGTATGGAGCTCTGGGAATTTATGTCGCGGAGCATATTGATGAGGAAGACTGGAAGCCGTATCTTGCTCTACGCAACCCTTGTGTACAG TGCCTTGCTTGTACGTGTTTCTTGTTGACATGCTGTTGTTGTTTCCTCTGTTGTTGTTACTGTTGTGGCACACTTTATCCAAAAACTCCCCCTGTTCCTGATGAAATGAATGAA GCTTATGATGAACCACATTTTGAAATCCCAatgaacaatgataataataatacagaaaCTCTTGTCACTAAACAACCAGTTCCAGCTCCAGCTGTCAGTCTGTACACAGTGCCACCAACTACGTCGTCATCATAA